A region of Reichenbachiella carrageenanivorans DNA encodes the following proteins:
- a CDS encoding T9SS type A sorting domain-containing protein: protein MNTTKLRMTVFAVLLHLVGFSQPSNWGDLNRWESLNPGGGGQIQDIYFDQNVEGRIWFSSDMEGVYRSDDSGQSWKFVSQDLSHGMAFVIAQEVNGNKTYQGGLHGAHFSTNAGASNHHNVTWDLIPETKGDAIASIAISPDKQTVVLAPGWQNKDPQKGQGSLIDPIQNLTTDKFNGGREVYVSTDAGQTWNTRTYESQDGYRNVFGVSIHPTNGNIYLGSGAGVYVSTNNGTSFSRISDPSQALGDAGNAVNISKRPDGGSRGVGLSPDGKYIYAVYQTVADASYSNKRWAVFAAKTSTSGITGGWQMIMNGLSDEAEWYDPKVDPRSTASQHRLMIGTVWNGNQNRVGLWEATVNIDGSNNITSHVWQEILNMPKNGRCFDFEPSWERRDFIVRAYDYTPTSWSSHEIISMGGMNVFIGDATGADFPCSSWNEVYGEVISYQDGLAMSHERGFTSTYCYDVDAYGSYMIQGNADHGILQSLDNGYSWTAEHGPTGITNSMSVLTIPVTPALVLADMRKGYGAPNQAVGGLYAKVIDENSIGVKEDWKLVGGEVPNTQGTNYGLPSRNYRALIHDPNIPQRVYVSTRGKSGVAEGGIYMTDDIVAVYNGTGTWSKITPSDMDYRDLRDIWVDPNNSNYVYARSAGSGNSGSLYRGVRSGNNYTWTNMESDCRNASDLYVWNKSGQTWLVAAAQINGDYAVYVNQDPQNSNWNSIASWIDTGMDVAKSLTLRPEKWVESNDPVEFSGLAAHDNMIVTTTFVGNHKKGLGAFMGILNNDGTASWTDWSLASGNNRLIENPTGLQAKVKIENGKPYYYVALATTGAWRRQMSGCGVSATKTSHNFPSSGGSTTITITSPEAFTVSDNQGFINTSLSGQVLTITATPNSGSSARSGEVTVSGCSTTIIQISQDGTGSTGGSSGMEDFNNMPSANQWSDGTFTGNDAIEWSYFQVKRTSSINGNTIKLDNSANGTVSATITGGLTAISLMAAPTGTGSPSGVEIIVDGVVLQSFAIDNGAAPQLFEIQNLDIQGAFNLSIKGFNNSDVQIDDISWTGNIPTTYTLNVTNGSGSGDYLAGTSVNVSANAAPSGQVFDVWTGGVSILADKFSANTTLTMPTNGVNITATYKIVTSTNGGMEDFSNMPTANQWVNGSYIGNNGIVWEYTQAKRTNAINSYTIKLDNNNGGELSANIGGGIGDLTFQAAPTGTANTSGVEVFVNGTSIGTEEISIATTETVTFSNINVSGTFELVFKGYNNADIQIDDISWTSNSGARIQTTTNKPTLHQISLYPNPMDHYVKLNTPNTVELSIYNTYGQLVLRQFTNADGKVDVSHLKKGLYIAKIEGTSFKLFKK, encoded by the coding sequence ATGAATACAACTAAACTACGAATGACCGTATTTGCGGTCTTATTACACTTGGTGGGTTTTTCCCAGCCAAGTAATTGGGGTGACCTCAATCGATGGGAGAGTCTAAACCCTGGAGGAGGTGGACAAATACAGGACATCTATTTCGACCAAAATGTAGAAGGTAGAATTTGGTTTTCCAGTGATATGGAAGGCGTGTACCGCTCGGATGATTCTGGTCAAAGCTGGAAATTCGTAAGCCAAGACCTAAGCCATGGTATGGCTTTCGTCATTGCTCAAGAAGTGAACGGAAACAAAACTTATCAGGGGGGCTTGCACGGTGCCCACTTCTCTACCAATGCTGGAGCTTCAAATCATCACAACGTAACCTGGGACCTCATTCCTGAAACTAAGGGTGATGCCATTGCGTCGATAGCCATCTCGCCGGACAAGCAAACCGTAGTCTTGGCTCCAGGGTGGCAAAATAAAGATCCCCAAAAAGGACAGGGATCTTTGATAGACCCCATTCAGAATCTTACGACAGACAAATTCAACGGTGGCAGAGAAGTATATGTGTCTACCGATGCCGGGCAAACCTGGAACACGCGAACGTATGAAAGCCAAGACGGCTACCGAAATGTATTCGGCGTATCCATTCACCCAACCAATGGCAACATCTACTTGGGATCAGGTGCTGGTGTATATGTTTCTACAAATAATGGTACCTCTTTTTCAAGAATATCAGATCCATCACAGGCATTAGGTGATGCTGGCAATGCCGTCAATATCTCCAAACGACCAGACGGCGGCTCAAGAGGCGTTGGCCTTTCTCCTGATGGCAAATATATCTACGCAGTATATCAGACAGTTGCTGATGCGAGTTATTCGAATAAAAGATGGGCTGTCTTCGCTGCCAAAACAAGTACCTCAGGCATCACAGGAGGATGGCAAATGATCATGAATGGCCTAAGCGATGAAGCAGAATGGTATGATCCAAAAGTTGATCCTCGCTCCACTGCTTCGCAGCACAGACTCATGATCGGTACCGTCTGGAATGGCAATCAAAACCGTGTGGGGCTCTGGGAAGCTACCGTAAATATCGACGGATCCAACAACATCACTAGTCATGTATGGCAAGAAATACTAAATATGCCAAAAAATGGTCGTTGCTTCGATTTTGAGCCAAGCTGGGAGCGTCGAGATTTCATCGTACGGGCGTATGATTATACCCCTACATCATGGAGTTCACATGAGATTATTTCCATGGGTGGAATGAACGTATTTATAGGTGATGCCACAGGCGCTGATTTTCCATGTTCTTCTTGGAATGAAGTATATGGGGAAGTAATCTCCTATCAAGATGGCCTAGCCATGTCACACGAACGTGGGTTTACATCAACGTACTGCTACGATGTGGATGCTTATGGCAGCTATATGATCCAGGGCAATGCTGATCATGGCATTCTCCAAAGCTTAGATAATGGCTACTCCTGGACCGCAGAGCATGGCCCCACTGGTATTACCAATTCTATGTCTGTATTGACTATTCCTGTCACACCAGCCCTAGTACTCGCAGATATGCGAAAAGGATACGGTGCGCCTAATCAAGCCGTGGGTGGCTTGTATGCCAAAGTGATAGATGAAAATAGCATCGGCGTAAAAGAAGATTGGAAATTGGTAGGTGGAGAAGTGCCAAACACGCAAGGCACTAACTATGGATTACCCTCAAGAAATTACCGTGCATTAATTCATGATCCAAATATTCCACAACGCGTCTATGTATCGACCAGAGGAAAGTCTGGAGTAGCCGAAGGCGGTATATACATGACAGATGATATAGTCGCTGTATACAATGGCACTGGCACTTGGAGTAAAATCACTCCATCAGACATGGACTATCGTGATCTTCGAGATATTTGGGTAGACCCTAACAATAGCAACTATGTATACGCAAGATCAGCAGGGTCAGGAAACTCTGGAAGTCTATACCGTGGGGTCCGATCTGGAAATAATTATACTTGGACCAATATGGAATCAGATTGCAGAAATGCAAGCGACTTGTATGTTTGGAATAAATCAGGACAAACTTGGCTGGTCGCAGCAGCTCAGATCAACGGTGATTATGCTGTTTATGTAAATCAAGACCCTCAAAATAGTAATTGGAATTCAATAGCCAGCTGGATAGACACAGGCATGGATGTAGCCAAATCATTGACCCTGCGTCCTGAAAAATGGGTGGAAAGCAATGATCCCGTTGAGTTTAGTGGCTTGGCCGCTCATGACAATATGATTGTGACAACCACATTTGTAGGGAATCATAAAAAAGGTCTCGGTGCTTTCATGGGGATTTTAAACAACGACGGTACTGCTAGCTGGACAGATTGGAGCTTGGCTAGTGGCAATAACCGACTGATTGAAAACCCTACTGGCCTTCAGGCAAAAGTTAAAATTGAAAACGGTAAGCCTTACTATTATGTAGCCTTAGCCACGACTGGCGCATGGAGACGACAAATGTCTGGATGTGGTGTATCTGCCACCAAGACAAGTCACAACTTCCCATCTTCTGGAGGATCTACCACCATCACCATCACCTCTCCTGAGGCCTTTACAGTTAGCGACAATCAAGGCTTCATTAACACAAGCTTATCTGGCCAGGTGCTGACCATTACAGCCACACCAAATAGTGGGTCGTCTGCTCGGTCAGGTGAAGTTACCGTTTCGGGATGCTCTACGACCATCATACAAATCTCTCAGGATGGAACTGGGTCTACAGGCGGAAGTAGTGGTATGGAAGATTTTAATAATATGCCTAGTGCCAATCAATGGTCAGATGGGACTTTCACTGGCAATGACGCCATAGAGTGGAGCTATTTTCAGGTAAAGCGTACCTCTTCAATCAACGGCAACACAATCAAACTAGATAACAGTGCCAATGGTACTGTATCGGCAACCATCACAGGAGGTTTAACTGCAATTAGCCTGATGGCCGCACCTACAGGCACAGGAAGCCCGAGTGGAGTAGAGATCATCGTAGACGGTGTAGTATTACAATCTTTTGCCATAGATAATGGAGCCGCTCCACAACTATTCGAAATTCAGAATTTAGATATTCAAGGCGCTTTCAATTTGTCTATCAAAGGTTTTAATAATTCAGATGTACAGATCGATGACATCAGCTGGACTGGAAATATCCCTACAACATATACCTTGAACGTAACCAACGGATCAGGAAGTGGGGATTATCTGGCTGGCACATCAGTCAATGTATCAGCAAATGCAGCTCCTTCAGGGCAGGTTTTTGACGTTTGGACTGGTGGTGTGTCTATATTGGCAGACAAATTTAGTGCAAATACTACCCTGACTATGCCTACAAATGGGGTGAACATTACAGCCACATACAAAATAGTCACCTCAACAAACGGCGGCATGGAAGATTTCAGCAATATGCCTACAGCTAACCAATGGGTCAATGGATCATATATAGGCAACAACGGTATCGTATGGGAATACACACAAGCCAAACGTACCAATGCCATCAATAGCTATACGATCAAGTTGGACAATAATAATGGTGGAGAGCTCAGTGCCAATATCGGAGGAGGAATAGGAGATTTAACTTTTCAAGCTGCACCCACTGGCACTGCGAATACCAGTGGTGTTGAGGTCTTTGTGAATGGCACCTCCATAGGTACAGAAGAAATCAGTATAGCTACTACTGAAACTGTAACTTTCTCAAACATTAATGTATCTGGTACTTTCGAGCTCGTATTCAAAGGATATAACAATGCTGACATCCAAATTGATGACATTAGTTGGACTTCTAATTCTGGGGCAAGAATACAAACTACGACCAACAAGCCCACTCTCCATCAGATCAGTCTATATCCTAATCCCATGGACCATTATGTGAAATTAAACACACCCAATACTGTAGAACTAAGTATTTATAATACTTACGGTCAGTTGGTTCTTAGACAATTTACAAATGCAGATGGAAAGGTGGACGTTTCACATTTGAAAAAAGGATTGTACATCGCCAAAATAGAGGGTACCTCCTTCAAGTTGTTTAAAAAATAG
- a CDS encoding sulfatase family protein, which produces MNKISLLYSLLTFLSFYGEHTLEQPTNRPNIIFIITDDQQTGLLGIEGAKEANTPHIDRIGQEGVLFKNAFVVTPLCSPSRASFLTGNYSHKHNVINNDKLGLDVVSHTLLTWPRQLRESGYETAFIGKWHMGLDDSRRPGFDRWFSFKGQGDYIDGVVNDEDVHLQTTGYMTDIINERALDYLTKDHGNKPFAMVIAHKAIHWPLLPATRHESLYTDFEFDSLEIKKSDIDGKPMLTRSVDRQAFYAYENVLPEPPESRRGRGRKRSVVVADQLRCLASVNEGIGEIFSALEKSNQLDNTIIIYTSDNGMLMGQHGEFNIKRWAYDPVIRIPMLIRYPKLIPKGSIKEEMILNIDLAPTLLELAQIEPLEPMNGQSMVPLFEQSNAPWRSAFLTEYFLEKVAPRVRPWQAVRTEDWKYIHYTEAEMPSELYHLANDPSEEHNLIDQPSAQDQLKVMQQKLAQLLQESE; this is translated from the coding sequence ATGAATAAGATATCTCTATTATACAGTTTACTCACTTTCCTCTCATTCTATGGTGAGCATACGCTCGAGCAACCCACAAACAGACCCAATATTATTTTTATTATAACCGATGATCAGCAAACTGGATTATTAGGTATAGAAGGAGCAAAAGAGGCAAACACACCTCATATAGACCGAATTGGTCAAGAAGGTGTCCTTTTCAAAAATGCCTTTGTAGTTACCCCTTTGTGTTCTCCAAGTCGCGCAAGTTTTCTTACTGGCAACTATTCACATAAACACAATGTGATCAATAACGATAAACTTGGATTAGATGTGGTGAGCCACACCTTGCTGACTTGGCCACGTCAGCTCAGAGAATCTGGATACGAAACCGCCTTTATCGGAAAATGGCACATGGGGCTCGATGACTCTCGTCGTCCTGGTTTCGACAGATGGTTTAGCTTCAAAGGACAAGGAGATTATATTGATGGAGTAGTCAATGACGAAGATGTGCACCTTCAAACTACTGGCTACATGACCGACATTATTAACGAACGTGCGCTAGACTACCTCACCAAAGATCATGGAAACAAACCATTTGCTATGGTGATTGCCCACAAAGCCATCCACTGGCCATTGCTTCCTGCTACAAGACACGAATCCTTGTATACAGATTTTGAATTTGATTCATTAGAAATAAAAAAAAGCGACATAGATGGCAAGCCAATGCTCACTAGATCGGTCGATAGACAAGCCTTTTATGCATATGAAAACGTATTACCCGAACCTCCCGAATCCAGACGTGGGCGCGGACGTAAACGTTCGGTCGTGGTAGCTGATCAACTCAGGTGCTTGGCTAGTGTAAACGAGGGAATCGGTGAAATTTTCTCGGCGCTCGAAAAAAGCAACCAATTGGACAATACCATTATCATCTATACCAGCGACAATGGCATGCTCATGGGCCAACACGGTGAGTTTAACATCAAAAGATGGGCTTATGATCCAGTTATTCGAATTCCTATGCTGATCAGATATCCCAAGCTCATTCCAAAAGGCAGCATAAAAGAAGAAATGATCTTGAATATAGACTTAGCCCCTACCCTGCTGGAACTGGCTCAAATCGAACCACTAGAGCCTATGAATGGCCAATCAATGGTTCCTCTTTTTGAACAGTCTAATGCTCCTTGGCGTTCGGCCTTTTTAACGGAATATTTTTTAGAAAAAGTGGCTCCCAGAGTGCGCCCTTGGCAAGCTGTACGAACCGAAGATTGGAAGTATATTCATTATACAGAAGCAGAAATGCCTTCGGAATTGTATCATCTAGCAAATGACCCTAGCGAAGAACACAACTTGATTGACCAACCATCTGCACAAGACCAACTGAAAGTCATGCAACAAAAACTAGCACAGCTACTCCAAGAAAGTGAATGA
- a CDS encoding helix-turn-helix transcriptional regulator, with amino-acid sequence MKIALYIWVSFQSILFGGSVLFFKRNLLNKLLAAFFFSTGLHTTLNYFVRFTEVKFDFPRLLGYGDVFNLLYGPILYLYIKSIIDNKLDKRSYLHMMPAVILFVSLCVFHFTHEKINFMTYLSHPMHRVAIFSVVFSNILYLVLSVRIYVLHFKENYAVEKWISVWFTIAISFLALKVIINGAFLSSFYVVPKISAELRNVLVYIFISLNALIVSIAGVYTLRFPNVFRLHSTKLFKKKTDTTSSEPEPVDEILEALQRVLEEKRLHLRNDITEREVAKEIDIQPYILSKVLNENLGMNFNRYINNFRIEEAKRILLSPDTNDATNYSIALDSGFKTESVYYSNFKKIVGMTPKQFQKQHE; translated from the coding sequence ATGAAAATAGCATTATACATTTGGGTATCTTTTCAAAGTATTTTGTTCGGGGGAAGTGTTTTGTTTTTTAAAAGAAATCTGCTCAATAAGTTGTTAGCAGCATTTTTCTTTTCTACAGGACTGCATACCACACTGAATTATTTTGTCAGGTTTACCGAGGTAAAATTCGATTTTCCTAGGCTACTGGGATATGGTGATGTTTTTAATCTGCTATATGGCCCGATACTGTATTTGTACATCAAGTCGATTATAGATAATAAGTTGGACAAACGCAGCTATCTGCATATGATGCCAGCTGTGATTTTATTTGTGAGTCTCTGCGTCTTTCACTTTACTCACGAAAAGATCAACTTCATGACCTACCTTTCTCACCCCATGCACCGGGTAGCTATATTTAGTGTAGTTTTTTCAAACATCCTGTATTTAGTATTGTCGGTTCGAATTTATGTACTCCACTTTAAAGAGAATTACGCAGTTGAAAAATGGATTTCTGTCTGGTTTACTATTGCTATTTCTTTTCTTGCACTCAAGGTGATTATCAATGGAGCCTTTCTATCTAGTTTTTATGTAGTACCTAAAATATCTGCAGAGTTAAGAAATGTATTGGTCTATATTTTTATTTCGCTCAATGCTTTGATCGTTTCGATAGCAGGAGTTTATACACTCAGGTTCCCCAATGTGTTTCGCTTACATTCCACGAAGCTATTTAAGAAAAAAACTGACACGACCAGTTCAGAGCCTGAGCCAGTAGATGAAATACTAGAGGCGTTACAGCGTGTGCTCGAAGAGAAAAGGTTGCATCTCAGAAATGATATCACCGAACGGGAAGTAGCCAAAGAAATAGATATACAACCCTATATTTTAAGTAAAGTGCTGAATGAAAATCTTGGTATGAATTTCAATCGTTATATCAATAATTTCAGAATTGAAGAGGCAAAGAGAATATTGCTGTCTCCAGATACCAATGATGCGACCAACTATTCTATTGCTTTAGATAGTGGATTTAAAACAGAGTCTGTTTACTACTCCAATTTCAAAAAAATAGTAGGGATGACTCCAAAACAGTTTCAAAAGCAGCATGAATAA
- a CDS encoding Ig-like domain-containing protein: MKKIYYLSCFLMMSFSVIAQDWQSLNPGAGGRVQGLSCDPSVPGRMFVASDMEGFYYSSDYGTSWTWAAQDLPTAFMLMAVGHGNKFYVGHAKGLSVSTNKGATYTTVADTEDKTIGLIEIDPSNANYVYAGNNWRGNDGHLNHYPQQTTDTKEIYYSHNGGATWSKSSWDNYSSGDPQVQSITVDPTNSNDVLIATEDGLYRSTNKGVSWSHQTGPSGIDNTYCWGADLSVDGNWLYALYRKGGRTNLFVKNYPNGAWQDLGSGSWDSHNMWQPEVFQASGNSHYVLIGQRDQNPNEGLFEGRFTVSGNTVSGSYQMIMNHNGTTNNVNYDIGWNYYVANCRNNTYYPASWSGTGYTRGVFTQAQQSYFTGDAALGNSDWRIVSTGYVRSDDGLDFFRSRGTASTFTYDVAVHDNYMIQGQADNLALESWDHGGSWVQSRTSFGVQDGHAVHVLPTSPPTVLMDAASGFGGGNPAANSNLLYKTLDLNTPDHNWQQLASANNRKGLPNNRIWQFREDPNDYKRLYVITHAGLYICDDIVSLINTGSPSFRRINSNTSLGTALSFDPDNSNIVYYKDNSGTHKGTRSGTTYTWVTMTRSSGQTNNLHWGGVAVVKSGANSFVYTYERFKGIVRASSGATQFESSAVLWDADLFNYLDEPAWYDAAEHGINTNGILVDGNVMYIPYHVWEDVRWGYGVVKGTVSSNGSVSWENWTSDLHYSTAKQIKLYDGKVYLATQGAGVLARKTNGGQADDLPSIDESGWTPPAAEPRYNLFTDTDETSGLAWSGFGNVTSSPSSGQVLEGASSRYVQGLDQSVAPGADHSLIIEFDPLEVTGGTLVLKGFGIGGALNSLNVKLLDANGGYVDYPNQSFPSNNWGTIAVAISGGTLDTDSFNRVLIERWGGGVDKLYLDDLHISGGVVNAGSSTTVYVTGVTLTPASVALMTGSTQQLSASVAPSHATNQNVNYTSNNTNVVTVNGAGLVTAIAAGTAIVTVTTVEGAKTDQATITVSPVGNGDCSATSSGGKPNPPCQVWTEVTSPTSVILHWNDNSNNEDFFDIMAQLSGDTWRASSMPDGAENASSVSITGLDYGASYKFRIKSKNGIGASAWVETDQVSLGAGIRYRTDGSYEKSWVAPMLIYPVPATSWMVVESAVSGHAVIRDISGKVVYSFLSNKGVNRLDVSGYQNGTYLLEINQDVKRFLVTH, from the coding sequence ATGAAAAAAATATACTATCTCAGTTGCTTCTTGATGATGTCGTTCAGTGTAATCGCTCAAGATTGGCAATCACTTAACCCTGGAGCGGGAGGACGTGTACAAGGGTTGTCTTGCGACCCATCAGTGCCAGGGAGGATGTTTGTAGCCTCAGATATGGAGGGATTTTATTACAGTTCAGATTATGGCACGAGCTGGACTTGGGCAGCACAAGATTTGCCTACCGCTTTCATGCTGATGGCTGTTGGCCATGGCAATAAGTTTTATGTAGGTCATGCCAAAGGGCTGAGCGTGTCTACTAACAAAGGGGCTACCTATACTACAGTAGCTGATACAGAAGATAAAACCATTGGTCTCATAGAGATAGATCCTTCTAATGCCAATTATGTCTATGCGGGGAATAACTGGAGAGGCAATGATGGTCATCTCAACCACTACCCACAGCAGACCACAGATACCAAAGAAATTTATTATTCTCATAACGGGGGGGCGACTTGGAGCAAATCTTCTTGGGATAATTACTCAAGTGGCGATCCTCAAGTGCAATCGATCACAGTAGACCCTACGAACAGCAATGATGTGTTGATCGCGACGGAAGACGGGTTGTATAGATCCACAAACAAAGGAGTCTCTTGGTCACACCAAACAGGCCCGTCAGGTATCGATAACACATATTGCTGGGGAGCAGATTTGAGTGTAGACGGCAATTGGCTTTATGCACTATATAGAAAAGGAGGAAGAACAAACCTATTTGTGAAAAACTACCCAAATGGAGCATGGCAAGATTTGGGGAGTGGTAGTTGGGACAGCCACAACATGTGGCAACCAGAAGTGTTTCAGGCATCTGGAAATAGCCATTATGTGTTGATTGGTCAGCGAGATCAAAATCCAAACGAAGGCTTGTTTGAAGGCCGTTTTACCGTTAGCGGTAATACCGTTTCGGGAAGTTACCAAATGATCATGAATCATAATGGCACTACTAATAATGTGAATTATGACATTGGTTGGAATTATTATGTGGCAAACTGTCGCAACAACACTTACTATCCTGCCAGTTGGAGTGGGACAGGCTATACACGTGGCGTATTTACTCAAGCACAACAATCCTATTTTACTGGTGATGCCGCTTTGGGCAATAGTGATTGGAGAATAGTAAGTACAGGGTATGTCCGATCAGATGATGGATTAGATTTTTTTAGAAGTAGAGGGACCGCATCTACATTTACCTACGACGTAGCGGTACATGATAATTATATGATCCAAGGACAGGCAGATAATTTGGCTTTGGAGAGTTGGGATCATGGCGGTTCTTGGGTACAGTCCAGAACTAGCTTTGGTGTTCAGGACGGACATGCCGTACATGTGTTGCCGACTTCACCTCCTACTGTGCTTATGGATGCTGCTTCTGGTTTTGGTGGGGGCAATCCCGCAGCTAATTCTAATTTACTTTATAAAACACTTGATCTCAATACTCCAGATCACAATTGGCAACAATTAGCTTCAGCCAACAATAGAAAAGGGTTGCCTAATAATAGAATTTGGCAATTCAGAGAAGATCCCAATGATTACAAAAGACTATATGTAATCACACATGCAGGGCTTTATATCTGTGATGATATTGTGAGCTTAATCAATACAGGCTCACCTTCTTTTCGCCGGATCAACAGTAATACGTCACTAGGAACTGCCTTGTCTTTTGACCCTGATAATAGCAATATTGTTTATTACAAGGACAATTCTGGTACGCACAAAGGGACACGGAGCGGTACTACCTACACTTGGGTGACTATGACTAGAAGCTCAGGACAGACAAACAATTTGCACTGGGGAGGTGTCGCAGTTGTGAAGTCAGGTGCCAATTCATTTGTCTATACATACGAGCGGTTCAAAGGAATAGTCCGAGCAAGTAGTGGAGCCACCCAGTTTGAATCATCAGCAGTGCTTTGGGATGCTGATTTGTTCAATTATCTAGACGAACCCGCATGGTACGATGCTGCAGAACACGGGATCAATACCAATGGCATACTTGTCGATGGTAATGTGATGTATATCCCATATCACGTTTGGGAAGATGTAAGATGGGGATATGGAGTGGTCAAAGGAACAGTCAGTAGCAATGGATCCGTCAGTTGGGAAAACTGGACTTCAGACTTACATTACTCTACGGCCAAACAAATCAAATTATATGATGGGAAAGTATACCTAGCGACACAAGGTGCTGGTGTATTAGCTAGAAAAACAAATGGAGGTCAAGCAGATGACTTGCCTTCTATTGATGAGAGTGGGTGGACACCACCAGCAGCAGAACCAAGGTACAATCTATTCACAGATACAGACGAAACCTCAGGATTGGCTTGGTCAGGTTTTGGAAATGTCACATCATCTCCGAGTTCGGGGCAGGTACTCGAAGGGGCATCTTCAAGGTATGTTCAGGGACTGGATCAAAGTGTGGCACCTGGAGCGGATCACTCGCTCATTATCGAATTCGATCCATTGGAAGTGACTGGTGGTACACTTGTGTTGAAAGGGTTTGGCATAGGAGGAGCACTCAACAGTCTCAATGTAAAATTGCTTGATGCAAATGGTGGTTACGTAGATTATCCTAATCAAAGTTTTCCCTCCAACAATTGGGGAACTATAGCGGTAGCTATTTCTGGTGGGACTTTAGATACTGATAGTTTCAATCGTGTGCTAATAGAGCGCTGGGGTGGAGGTGTCGACAAGTTATATCTTGATGATTTACATATTTCGGGCGGTGTAGTAAATGCAGGGAGTTCGACTACCGTTTATGTCACTGGTGTGACCTTAACGCCTGCCTCGGTAGCTTTAATGACTGGAAGTACCCAGCAACTGTCTGCTAGTGTAGCACCCAGCCATGCTACCAATCAAAACGTTAATTATACATCCAACAATACGAATGTAGTTACAGTGAATGGTGCCGGGCTAGTGACAGCAATTGCTGCTGGTACTGCCATCGTTACAGTCACGACAGTAGAAGGGGCGAAGACAGATCAGGCGACAATTACTGTTTCACCAGTAGGGAATGGTGATTGTTCGGCAACCTCTTCAGGAGGCAAACCCAATCCTCCTTGCCAAGTATGGACAGAGGTTACTTCGCCAACTAGTGTGATCCTACACTGGAATGACAACTCCAACAACGAAGACTTCTTTGATATTATGGCACAATTGTCCGGAGATACTTGGAGAGCATCCAGTATGCCTGACGGTGCAGAAAATGCTTCATCAGTATCTATCACTGGATTAGACTATGGAGCATCTTATAAGTTCAGAATTAAATCTAAAAATGGAATCGGTGCTTCGGCTTGGGTTGAAACGGATCAAGTCAGTTTAGGTGCTGGCATTAGATATCGTACGGATGGATCATATGAGAAATCATGGGTTGCCCCTATGCTTATATACCCCGTTCCTGCCACTTCTTGGATGGTGGTAGAATCTGCCGTGAGTGGTCATGCAGTGATCAGAGATATATCAGGAAAAGTAGTTTATTCCTTTCTGTCCAATAAAGGAGTAAACAGATTGGATGTATCAGGCTACCAAAATGGCACCTACCTGTTAGAGATCAACCAAGATGTGAAAAGGTTTTTGGTCACTCATTGA